One genomic region from Granulimonas faecalis encodes:
- a CDS encoding sensor histidine kinase, producing MRRRASRSEQARVLARRVEGRTVLAVALWTLFCLLVAWGSRDLVSALGEAIAANDSAWATYTVEDYNVLAETGRFSDPRKAYQVVGGYDEATGEEVFRVRDITLYTRLHDLKAPAAVVVYLSGLVVVFLWAQRRYLDAFDDLAAAVTDLVRDPAAPVRLPEELSVAGRELESVRRERLEADEAALAAERRKDELVTYLAHDLRTPLTSVTGYLELLDESPDLPEDARRRYVSVAHGRAVRLGDLVEELFEISRFNLQTIPLERSRVDLVLLGEQVAEEAMPDAAAHGLTVRVAADGPCVAAVDPGRAARMLSNLVRNAVAHGDDGTEVVVGVGRASDGGVRMTVRDNGPDIPEELLPHVFERFVRGDDARGDGAGAGLGLSIVEEIARAHGGRVWAESAGGTTTFTVELPR from the coding sequence GTGAGGCGGCGGGCCTCCCGCAGCGAGCAGGCCCGCGTCCTGGCCCGCCGTGTCGAGGGCCGCACCGTGCTCGCGGTGGCCCTGTGGACGCTGTTCTGCCTCCTCGTGGCGTGGGGCTCGCGGGACCTTGTAAGCGCGCTCGGCGAGGCCATCGCAGCCAACGACTCCGCATGGGCCACCTACACGGTGGAGGACTACAACGTCCTCGCGGAGACGGGCCGCTTCTCAGACCCCCGCAAGGCCTATCAGGTGGTGGGCGGCTACGACGAGGCCACGGGCGAGGAGGTCTTCCGCGTGCGCGACATCACGCTCTACACGCGCCTCCACGACCTCAAGGCCCCTGCGGCCGTCGTCGTCTACCTGAGCGGGCTGGTGGTCGTGTTCCTCTGGGCGCAGCGCCGCTACCTCGACGCCTTCGACGACCTCGCCGCCGCGGTGACCGACCTCGTGCGCGACCCCGCGGCGCCGGTGCGCCTGCCCGAGGAGCTCTCCGTGGCCGGGCGCGAGCTGGAGTCGGTGCGTCGGGAGCGCCTGGAGGCCGACGAGGCCGCGCTCGCCGCGGAGCGCCGCAAGGACGAGCTTGTGACCTACCTGGCCCACGACCTCCGGACCCCGCTCACCTCCGTGACCGGCTACCTCGAGCTCCTCGACGAGTCACCCGACCTGCCCGAGGACGCTCGCCGTCGCTACGTCTCGGTGGCCCACGGGCGCGCGGTGCGCCTCGGCGACCTGGTGGAGGAGCTCTTCGAGATCTCGCGGTTCAACCTGCAGACCATCCCCCTGGAGAGGAGCCGGGTCGACCTCGTGCTCCTCGGCGAGCAGGTGGCCGAGGAGGCCATGCCCGACGCCGCGGCCCACGGCCTGACGGTGCGGGTGGCGGCCGACGGCCCGTGCGTGGCCGCCGTGGACCCGGGCCGGGCCGCCCGCATGCTCTCCAACCTGGTGAGGAACGCCGTGGCCCACGGCGACGACGGCACGGAGGTCGTGGTGGGGGTGGGCCGCGCCTCCGACGGCGGCGTGCGGATGACGGTGCGCGACAACGGGCCCGACATCCCGGAGGAGCTGCTGCCCCACGTCTTCGAGCGGTTCGTGCGAGGCGACGACGCCCGTGGCGACGGCGCCGGGGCCGGGCTGGGCCTCTCCATCGTGGAGGAGATCGCCCGGGCCCACGGCGGCCGCGTGTGGGCGGAGAGCGCCGGCGGCACGACGACGTTCACGGTGGAGCTGCCCCGCTGA
- a CDS encoding SIS domain-containing protein, with amino-acid sequence MHFEKDQARTFLDIMARSLRDYVGAIDYGALADAKRLILDAEAAGGRLHVTGIGKPGHVSGYAASLFSSTGTPAYQLDGTECVHGSAGQVLPGDVVVAISNSGETSELKRSVECLKANGARIVALTGKPGSWLARNADVALIAGVEQEGDAMNKPPRASILAEMIELQCLSILLQAERGLDPETYVRWHPAGALGASILGTQSAVV; translated from the coding sequence ATGCACTTTGAGAAAGACCAAGCGAGGACGTTCCTCGACATCATGGCGCGGTCGCTCCGCGACTACGTGGGGGCCATCGATTACGGCGCGCTGGCCGACGCCAAGAGGCTCATCCTTGACGCCGAGGCCGCCGGCGGACGTCTCCATGTGACGGGCATCGGCAAGCCGGGGCATGTCTCCGGGTACGCGGCGTCGCTGTTCTCGTCCACCGGGACCCCGGCCTATCAGCTCGACGGCACCGAGTGCGTCCACGGCAGCGCCGGCCAGGTGCTTCCCGGCGACGTCGTGGTCGCCATCTCCAACTCCGGCGAGACCTCCGAGCTCAAGCGCTCGGTGGAGTGCCTCAAGGCCAACGGCGCCCGTATCGTGGCGCTTACCGGCAAGCCCGGGTCCTGGCTGGCGCGCAATGCCGATGTGGCCCTCATCGCCGGTGTCGAGCAGGAGGGGGACGCCATGAACAAGCCGCCCCGTGCCTCCATCCTGGCGGAGATGATCGAGCTCCAGTGCCTGTCGATCCTGCTTCAGGCGGAGCGCGGCTTGGACCCCGAGACCTACGTGCGCTGGCACCCGGCCGGCGCCCTCGGTGCATCCATCCTCGGCACGCAGTCGGCGGTGGTCTGA
- a CDS encoding C39 family peptidase — protein sequence MDTRPTTVAANPYPDESAAFPAPASWQEPPHRRVGAMVLMVLAAVVALCLVAVAFGLAGTAARAADGSWASDPAGQWRQGSVPRLYQTDPAWSGEPYAGQTVGEAGCGPTCLSAVYVAVTGRGDLTPVDAARLSERGGHVTDGLTAWTLMDEGAASVGLASRPVAADAGAVRAELAAGRPVIASMGPGDFTSSGHFIVLTAVDDAGRLQVMDPNSEPRTEQPWNLERTLSQARALWSFSKA from the coding sequence ATGGACACGCGACCCACCACCGTTGCCGCCAACCCCTACCCGGACGAGAGCGCGGCGTTTCCCGCACCGGCGTCCTGGCAGGAACCGCCCCACCGACGCGTGGGCGCCATGGTGCTCATGGTCCTTGCGGCCGTGGTCGCCCTCTGCCTCGTGGCCGTGGCCTTTGGTCTGGCGGGTACGGCGGCGCGGGCGGCGGACGGCTCGTGGGCGAGCGACCCTGCGGGGCAGTGGCGCCAGGGCAGCGTGCCGCGGCTGTACCAGACCGACCCCGCCTGGTCCGGGGAGCCCTACGCCGGGCAGACCGTCGGGGAGGCCGGCTGCGGGCCCACGTGCCTCTCGGCCGTGTACGTGGCGGTCACGGGGCGCGGCGACCTCACGCCGGTGGACGCCGCGCGCCTGTCGGAGCGGGGCGGCCATGTGACCGACGGCCTCACCGCCTGGACCCTCATGGACGAGGGCGCCGCCTCGGTGGGCCTCGCGTCGCGGCCGGTGGCGGCCGACGCCGGCGCCGTGCGGGCGGAGCTGGCCGCAGGCAGGCCCGTCATCGCCTCCATGGGCCCGGGCGACTTCACGAGCAGCGGGCACTTCATCGTGCTCACCGCCGTGGACGACGCCGGGCGCCTGCAGGTCATGGACCCCAACTCGGAGCCGAGGACCGAGCAGCCCTGGAACCTGGAACGCACCCTCTCCCAGGCGCGGGCGCTGTGGTCCTTCTCCAAGGCGTGA
- a CDS encoding PTS sugar transporter subunit IIA: protein MVARDWEDAVRTAVAPFVEAGIATQGYVDDIVRGAKELGPYFVLAPHVAIPHARPDQGALGNGIGVVRLAEPVEFGSEANDPVSYLFPLVAADDGGHLQALMSLAELLGDEGFYVGLDEAETAGEVLDLIREKEGGL, encoded by the coding sequence GTGGTCGCACGTGACTGGGAGGACGCCGTGCGCACGGCGGTCGCGCCCTTTGTGGAGGCTGGGATCGCCACCCAGGGTTACGTGGACGACATCGTGCGGGGCGCCAAGGAGCTCGGTCCTTATTTCGTGCTGGCCCCCCATGTGGCCATACCCCACGCGCGCCCCGACCAGGGCGCCTTGGGCAACGGCATCGGCGTGGTGCGCCTCGCCGAGCCCGTGGAGTTCGGGAGCGAGGCCAACGACCCTGTGAGCTACCTCTTCCCTCTGGTGGCCGCCGACGACGGCGGGCACCTGCAGGCCCTGATGTCCCTTGCAGAGCTGCTGGGCGACGAGGGCTTCTATGTGGGACTCGACGAGGCAGAGACGGCCGGAGAGGTGCTGGACCTCATCCGGGAGAAGGAAGGAGGCCTCTGA
- a CDS encoding DeoR/GlpR family DNA-binding transcription regulator, protein MKRSRDLVAERRDAIMVLVEQRGEVAVSELAERFEVSPLTIRRDLSYLEEQRVVVRQHGKAVLDNPLGRPSGTRRVRSIRTIATEAASLVEDGDCIFINASSTALAIVEHIRAQDVTVVTNNGKALFLASSPHVSLLLTGGEIRPPKASMTGEDALRCIERVTATKCFLGTSGFSPIHGLTSATAPEPAVNAAMLDHALTRVVVADSEKIGRTSSFHWGDPGDIDLLITDTGATDEQLQALERHGLRSAVRCDPAGELAAERLF, encoded by the coding sequence ATGAAACGCAGCCGCGACCTTGTCGCCGAGAGACGCGACGCCATCATGGTCCTCGTGGAGCAGCGAGGGGAGGTGGCGGTCTCCGAACTCGCCGAGCGCTTCGAGGTCTCGCCGCTCACCATTCGACGGGACCTCTCCTACCTCGAGGAGCAGCGGGTGGTCGTACGGCAGCACGGCAAGGCGGTGCTGGACAACCCCCTGGGAAGGCCCTCCGGAACGAGACGGGTGCGCTCCATCAGGACCATCGCCACCGAGGCCGCCTCCCTCGTGGAGGACGGGGACTGCATCTTCATCAACGCCAGCTCCACGGCCCTGGCCATCGTCGAGCACATACGCGCCCAGGACGTGACCGTGGTCACGAACAACGGGAAGGCGCTCTTCCTGGCCTCGTCGCCCCACGTGTCGCTGCTGCTCACCGGCGGAGAGATCCGGCCTCCCAAGGCGTCCATGACCGGCGAGGACGCCCTGCGCTGCATCGAGCGTGTGACGGCCACCAAGTGTTTCTTGGGCACGAGCGGGTTCTCCCCCATACACGGGCTCACCTCGGCCACGGCGCCCGAGCCGGCGGTCAACGCCGCCATGCTCGACCACGCCCTCACCCGGGTGGTGGTGGCCGACTCGGAGAAGATCGGCCGCACGTCGAGCTTCCACTGGGGCGACCCAGGCGACATCGACCTGTTGATCACCGACACGGGCGCCACCGACGAGCAGCTGCAGGCGTTGGAGCGCCACGGGCTCCGCAGCGCCGTGCGGTGCGACCCGGCGGGGGAGCTTGCGGCGGAGCGGCTGTTCTAG
- the deoC gene encoding deoxyribose-phosphate aldolase: protein MTPAKPASEMSRAELAAYIDQSVLKPEFTVEDIRRYAQEGIDFGCATICINPSSLPIVAPMVEGTGTGLCVVCDFPFGTSSTASKVAQAEAIMDGYDIQDLDIVANYGRLRSGDLDYVTEDIRAVVEACHARGVLVKVIIETDALTHGQIQDGTRCAVAAGADFIKSSTGFYTGGEQRGATNEVVDLMMEAGEGEIRVKGSGCIRDREHFLELIDKGIDRMGIGYRSTPEVLGE from the coding sequence ATGACCCCCGCCAAGCCCGCCTCCGAGATGAGCCGCGCCGAGCTCGCCGCCTATATCGACCAGTCGGTCCTCAAGCCCGAGTTCACGGTGGAGGACATCAGGAGGTACGCCCAGGAGGGCATCGACTTCGGCTGCGCGACCATCTGCATCAACCCGTCGAGCCTGCCCATCGTGGCCCCCATGGTGGAGGGTACCGGCACCGGTCTCTGCGTGGTGTGCGATTTCCCCTTTGGCACCAGCTCCACGGCCTCCAAGGTGGCCCAGGCCGAGGCCATCATGGACGGCTACGACATCCAGGACCTCGACATCGTGGCCAACTACGGTCGCCTGCGCTCCGGCGACCTCGACTACGTGACCGAGGACATCCGCGCCGTCGTGGAGGCCTGCCACGCCAGGGGCGTCCTGGTGAAGGTCATCATCGAGACGGACGCCCTCACCCATGGGCAGATTCAGGACGGCACCCGCTGCGCCGTGGCCGCCGGCGCCGACTTCATCAAGTCGTCCACCGGCTTCTACACCGGTGGCGAGCAGCGCGGCGCCACCAACGAGGTGGTGGACCTCATGATGGAGGCCGGGGAGGGCGAGATCCGCGTCAAGGGCTCCGGCTGCATTCGCGACCGGGAGCACTTCCTCGAGCTCATCGACAAGGGCATCGATCGCATGGGCATCGGGTACCGCTCCACGCCCGAGGTGCTGGGGGAGTAG
- a CDS encoding dihydrodipicolinate synthase family protein, whose amino-acid sequence MAAFSGVIVPILTPFGRTAGQPLVAGNADTLVERLVGAGVDGLFAFGSNGEFHVASDDERVAYTAHLVERAAGRVPVIAGVGSCSTAEARELVKRVQDTGVSGLSVVNPYFLQPSDDELAAHFEAVADAAEVPVLLYNIPKATGRVIAPAVVAKVAAHPSIAGIKDSSGDLDLLASYIEAGDGALDVLVGSDGIISAAHALGASGAVAGTANLVPETVVGLWAALEAGETGRASELQAALEPVRDVLHLGAVPQMLKRLVELSGYPVGPARLPVEEAGPEADAAARALVAALAGEE is encoded by the coding sequence ATGGCGGCTTTTTCCGGGGTCATCGTCCCCATCCTGACCCCGTTCGGCCGCACGGCGGGGCAGCCGCTGGTGGCGGGGAACGCCGACACCCTCGTGGAACGTCTCGTGGGCGCCGGAGTGGACGGCCTGTTCGCCTTTGGTTCCAACGGCGAGTTCCATGTGGCCTCCGACGACGAGCGGGTGGCATACACGGCGCACCTTGTGGAGCGGGCGGCCGGCCGGGTGCCGGTCATCGCAGGCGTGGGCTCCTGCTCCACGGCGGAGGCGCGGGAGCTCGTCAAACGGGTCCAGGACACCGGTGTGTCGGGTCTCTCGGTGGTGAACCCGTACTTCCTGCAGCCGAGCGACGACGAGCTCGCGGCGCACTTCGAGGCCGTCGCCGACGCCGCCGAGGTGCCGGTCCTGCTCTACAACATCCCCAAGGCCACGGGACGCGTGATCGCGCCGGCCGTCGTGGCCAAGGTTGCCGCCCACCCTTCCATCGCCGGCATCAAGGACAGCTCCGGCGACCTCGACCTCCTCGCCTCCTATATCGAGGCGGGCGATGGCGCCCTTGACGTGCTGGTGGGCTCCGACGGGATCATCTCTGCGGCCCATGCCCTCGGCGCATCCGGCGCCGTGGCGGGAACGGCCAACCTCGTGCCCGAGACGGTCGTGGGCCTTTGGGCCGCCCTTGAGGCGGGCGAGACCGGGCGCGCCTCCGAGCTCCAGGCCGCGCTCGAGCCGGTGCGGGACGTGCTGCACCTCGGTGCCGTGCCCCAGATGCTCAAGCGCCTCGTGGAGCTGTCGGGCTATCCGGTCGGGCCGGCCCGGCTCCCCGTGGAGGAGGCTGGGCCCGAGGCCGATGCCGCCGCCCGTGCCCTCGTGGCCGCGCTTGCGGGGGAGGAGTGA
- a CDS encoding ketohydroxyglutarate aldolase, with the protein MGLQRAEVGQRLADGWAFAVVRPETPERALEIAEGCLAGGMDALEVSFTAPCAVRAIEAIVGRFGDEVLVGAGTVMDEATACMARMAGARFVVSNCLSEAVAATCNRYQLPYAPGCTSVTEAVRALELGASFIKCFPISSVYGPSLVGLFKTPTPWMPLMASGGVTLENLPEWLASGVDCCGFGGLLATGSVEAIAENARAVRAAVRAHRAAR; encoded by the coding sequence ATGGGGCTGCAGAGGGCCGAGGTCGGCCAGCGACTGGCCGATGGATGGGCCTTTGCCGTGGTGCGCCCCGAGACTCCGGAGCGTGCCCTCGAGATCGCCGAGGGGTGTCTCGCCGGCGGCATGGACGCCCTCGAGGTGAGCTTCACCGCACCCTGCGCCGTCCGGGCCATCGAGGCCATCGTCGGGCGCTTTGGCGACGAGGTGCTTGTGGGCGCCGGCACGGTTATGGACGAGGCCACGGCATGCATGGCCCGGATGGCGGGGGCGCGCTTTGTGGTGTCCAACTGCCTGTCCGAGGCCGTCGCGGCCACATGCAACCGCTACCAGCTGCCCTACGCACCGGGCTGCACATCGGTGACGGAGGCTGTGAGGGCCTTGGAGCTCGGGGCGTCTTTTATCAAGTGCTTTCCTATATCCAGCGTTTACGGCCCCTCCCTGGTGGGTCTGTTCAAGACGCCCACCCCGTGGATGCCACTCATGGCTTCCGGCGGAGTGACCCTGGAGAACCTTCCCGAGTGGCTGGCGTCCGGCGTGGACTGCTGCGGCTTTGGCGGCCTGCTCGCCACGGGGTCGGTCGAGGCGATCGCCGAGAACGCCCGGGCCGTGCGCGCGGCAGTGAGGGCGCACCGGGCCGCCCGCTAG
- a CDS encoding PTS ascorbate transporter subunit IIC, which produces MVDMFLMQLRNTAVIMGVFALIGLLLQKKSAVDVFSGTVKTIIGFLIFNIGSDAMSAQVTIFSDMFNRAFSVSGVVTQVEVATSLALQTYGTEVALVMLVGFVCNVLVAKFTPFKAIFLTGQHFLYFSCVLALVFIGLGAPFMVTVLLGGLVLGVCGAALPMLCQPFVDKVAGGRTFAIGHFNAIGYMIAGYCGKLFAKKNDADLAKGAVEERELPEFFKLFKDFVFSVALFMIVLFYIVTIACLVTGHFNDVVNESTGATLAGQYFGNDLWWLWPFLAGLKFAAGMSVLIFGVRQFIAEITAAFVGISEKLVPNALPAVDCPAIFPFAPNAVIIGFIGSFLGGLAAMALMVLFHSETIMIPAAGICFFSGGTCGVMGYAYGGWRGAALGSFLIGIVLCAGPLLLYPLFSGLGIAGASFPNVDYNVIGSIVYGIGSFFQ; this is translated from the coding sequence ATGGTAGACATGTTCCTTATGCAGCTGCGCAACACGGCTGTGATCATGGGCGTCTTCGCCCTCATCGGCCTCCTTCTCCAGAAGAAGTCGGCCGTGGACGTCTTCTCCGGCACCGTCAAGACCATCATCGGCTTTCTGATCTTCAACATCGGCTCCGACGCCATGTCGGCCCAGGTGACCATTTTCTCCGACATGTTCAACAGGGCGTTCTCCGTCTCCGGCGTGGTGACGCAGGTCGAGGTGGCAACGTCGCTCGCCCTGCAGACCTACGGCACCGAGGTCGCCCTGGTCATGCTCGTCGGCTTCGTCTGCAACGTGCTGGTGGCCAAGTTCACCCCGTTCAAGGCCATCTTTCTCACGGGCCAGCACTTCCTCTACTTCTCCTGCGTGCTCGCCCTCGTGTTCATCGGCCTCGGGGCCCCGTTCATGGTGACCGTGCTCCTGGGCGGCCTCGTCCTCGGCGTCTGCGGTGCGGCGTTGCCCATGCTCTGTCAGCCCTTCGTCGACAAGGTGGCCGGCGGCCGGACCTTCGCCATCGGCCATTTCAACGCCATCGGCTACATGATCGCGGGCTACTGCGGCAAGCTCTTCGCCAAGAAGAACGACGCCGACCTCGCCAAGGGCGCCGTGGAGGAGCGCGAGCTTCCCGAGTTCTTCAAGCTCTTCAAGGACTTCGTCTTCTCCGTGGCCCTGTTCATGATCGTACTGTTCTACATCGTCACCATCGCCTGCCTCGTCACCGGCCACTTCAACGACGTGGTCAACGAGAGCACCGGCGCCACGTTGGCCGGCCAGTACTTCGGTAACGACCTCTGGTGGCTGTGGCCCTTCCTTGCCGGCCTGAAGTTCGCGGCCGGCATGTCCGTCCTCATCTTTGGCGTCCGCCAGTTCATCGCCGAGATCACCGCCGCCTTCGTGGGCATCTCCGAGAAGCTCGTTCCCAACGCCCTGCCCGCCGTCGACTGCCCCGCCATCTTCCCGTTCGCCCCCAACGCCGTGATCATCGGCTTCATCGGCTCGTTCCTGGGCGGCCTGGCGGCCATGGCCCTCATGGTGCTGTTCCATAGCGAGACCATCATGATCCCTGCGGCCGGCATCTGCTTCTTCTCCGGCGGCACCTGCGGCGTCATGGGATACGCCTACGGCGGCTGGCGCGGCGCGGCCCTCGGCTCGTTCCTCATCGGCATCGTGCTCTGCGCAGGCCCGCTGCTGCTGTACCCGCTCTTCTCGGGCCTCGGCATCGCCGGCGCCTCGTTCCCCAACGTCGACTACAACGTCATCGGATCGATCGTCTACGGCATAGGCTCCTTCTTCCAGTGA
- a CDS encoding PTS sugar transporter subunit IIB codes for MAKKYRALVCCRAGMGSSMILKIKCDQVIAEEGLPIVTEHGNLDSILGFTGDLVITMCDLTDELNADPRVPAAVGVKNLVDKEEIRRVLKEWAEAQTE; via the coding sequence ATGGCCAAGAAGTACCGTGCGCTGGTGTGCTGCAGGGCGGGCATGGGCTCGTCGATGATCCTCAAGATCAAGTGCGACCAGGTCATTGCCGAGGAGGGGCTGCCCATAGTCACCGAGCACGGCAACCTCGACTCCATCCTCGGGTTCACGGGCGACCTCGTCATAACCATGTGTGACCTCACCGACGAGCTCAACGCCGACCCGCGTGTGCCCGCGGCGGTGGGGGTGAAGAACCTCGTGGACAAGGAGGAGATCCGCCGCGTCCTCAAGGAGTGGGCCGAGGCCCAGACCGAGTAA
- a CDS encoding HpcH/HpaI aldolase family protein codes for MTGFRDLGKGKAQGGLLVQVLDDAPCVLMAKAAGLDFLLLDGEHGNLDAGSLGSLLLLADACGLPTVVRVPELSRDWVSHTLDLGATGVMVPMVETAEQARLLVGWSKYPPLGRRSYSGGGHTRFGPSGGHGPTMGAANDGTLAVVQIETVAGVENVDEILSTPGVGAAVVGPCDLAISLGRPDEVGCAEELALIDRVRDACRRHGRAFGIIGSNELLGTYAGDLDLMVSAIDAHLLRDAFAGARADYDRLLGGGAR; via the coding sequence ATGACTGGTTTTCGCGACCTCGGAAAGGGGAAGGCCCAGGGCGGCCTCCTCGTGCAGGTGCTCGACGACGCCCCCTGCGTGCTTATGGCAAAGGCGGCCGGTTTGGACTTCCTGCTCCTCGACGGCGAGCATGGCAACCTCGATGCGGGGTCGCTCGGGTCGCTGCTCCTGCTCGCCGACGCCTGCGGGCTGCCCACCGTGGTGCGGGTGCCCGAGCTCAGCCGGGACTGGGTGTCGCACACGCTGGACCTCGGTGCGACGGGGGTCATGGTTCCCATGGTGGAGACGGCCGAGCAGGCGCGCCTCCTTGTGGGGTGGTCCAAGTACCCGCCCCTGGGGCGGCGAAGCTACTCTGGAGGCGGTCACACCCGCTTTGGCCCCAGCGGCGGCCACGGCCCGACCATGGGGGCCGCCAACGACGGCACCCTCGCGGTCGTGCAGATCGAGACGGTGGCCGGGGTCGAGAACGTCGACGAGATCCTCTCCACCCCCGGCGTCGGCGCTGCGGTCGTGGGCCCCTGTGACCTCGCGATCTCGCTCGGCCGCCCGGACGAGGTGGGCTGTGCCGAGGAGCTCGCCCTCATCGACCGCGTGCGCGACGCCTGCAGGAGGCACGGCCGGGCCTTTGGGATCATCGGGTCCAACGAGCTCCTCGGCACCTATGCCGGAGACCTCGACCTCATGGTGAGCGCCATCGACGCCCATCTGCTGCGCGACGCATTCGCCGGGGCCCGTGCCGACTACGACCGTCTGCTGGGAGGGGGTGCGCGATGA
- a CDS encoding response regulator transcription factor, with the protein MGEGREGRTPRVLVVDDDPAIVGLVGALVEGEGLGFVGVGSGEEALAAVTDGPVDLVVLDVMMPGMDGFETCRLLRSREPDLPVIFLSAKDDETSQVVGLTIGGDDYVAKPFRPRELVARIRARLRRSEGSSHGLRVGPLALDPVAHRASLLDVPLNLTPTEFRLLQELMAADGDPVPVGDLFRRVWDAEPDASSRNTVMVHIRRLRAKLERVDASRGYVQTVWGVGYRVSGDGR; encoded by the coding sequence ATGGGGGAGGGACGAGAGGGGCGCACGCCGCGGGTCCTCGTGGTGGACGACGACCCGGCCATCGTGGGCCTGGTGGGCGCCTTGGTGGAGGGCGAGGGCCTGGGGTTCGTGGGCGTGGGCAGCGGCGAGGAGGCCCTGGCCGCCGTGACCGACGGCCCCGTCGACCTCGTGGTCCTCGACGTCATGATGCCGGGCATGGACGGCTTCGAGACGTGCCGCCTCCTCCGCTCCCGCGAGCCCGACCTGCCGGTGATCTTCCTCTCCGCCAAGGACGACGAGACCAGCCAGGTGGTGGGCCTTACCATCGGCGGCGACGACTACGTGGCCAAGCCGTTCCGCCCCCGCGAGCTCGTGGCCCGCATCCGGGCGCGCCTGCGCCGCAGCGAGGGTTCCTCCCACGGCCTGCGGGTGGGCCCGCTCGCCCTCGACCCCGTGGCGCACCGGGCGTCGCTCCTCGACGTGCCCCTCAACCTCACTCCCACGGAGTTCCGCCTCCTCCAGGAGCTCATGGCCGCCGACGGCGACCCCGTGCCCGTGGGCGACCTGTTCCGCCGCGTGTGGGACGCCGAGCCGGACGCCTCGTCGCGCAACACTGTGATGGTGCACATCCGACGCCTGCGCGCCAAGCTCGAGCGTGTGGACGCCTCCCGCGGCTACGTGCAGACCGTGTGGGGCGTGGGCTACCGCGTGTCGGGCGACGGCCGGTGA
- a CDS encoding GntR family transcriptional regulator — protein MDVLALVCAPPLDPAAQAPLYRQLKDRILQVIAARAVGPDQPLPSEQELCRAFGLSRGTVRRCFDELAREGRVVRCRGLGTFARWPEEAEDISTALNFSGQVRSAGGEPFSRLLDLSAVPAHERQARQLQVAEGTPLWRVVRVRMADGEPRQYVTAWVPQDLVPGLSRGQVEGTGSLYAAIAAGSGKLPARALEAYEACTLAAGEARALGLEPGAPALRCVRQTLDGDGLPFETSVILMPAALSRFVLDVSAEGTAYRRA, from the coding sequence ATGGACGTGCTCGCCCTCGTGTGCGCCCCGCCGTTGGACCCGGCGGCGCAGGCGCCGCTCTACCGCCAGCTCAAGGATCGCATTCTGCAGGTCATCGCCGCGCGCGCAGTGGGTCCCGACCAGCCGCTGCCCTCCGAGCAGGAGCTCTGCCGGGCCTTCGGCCTCTCCCGGGGCACTGTGCGCCGCTGCTTCGACGAGCTCGCCCGCGAGGGCCGCGTGGTGCGCTGCCGGGGGCTCGGGACCTTCGCCCGGTGGCCCGAGGAAGCCGAGGACATCTCCACGGCCCTCAACTTCTCCGGGCAGGTGCGCTCCGCCGGCGGCGAGCCCTTCTCCCGCCTGCTGGACCTCTCCGCCGTGCCCGCCCACGAGCGTCAGGCCCGCCAGCTCCAGGTGGCCGAGGGCACGCCCCTCTGGCGGGTGGTGCGCGTGCGCATGGCCGACGGCGAGCCGCGGCAGTATGTGACGGCCTGGGTGCCGCAGGACCTCGTGCCCGGCCTCTCCCGGGGGCAGGTGGAGGGCACGGGCTCCCTCTACGCTGCCATTGCCGCCGGCAGCGGCAAGCTCCCCGCCCGGGCGCTGGAGGCCTACGAGGCTTGCACGCTGGCGGCGGGGGAGGCCCGGGCCCTTGGGCTGGAGCCCGGCGCCCCGGCCCTGCGCTGTGTGCGCCAGACCCTCGACGGCGACGGTCTTCCGTTCGAGACGAGCGTCATCCTCATGCCGGCCGCCCTCTCGCGGTTCGTGCTCGATGTCTCCGCCGAGGGCACCGCCTACCGGCGCGCCTAG